The genome window CAGCCCAACCGGCCGTCTACGCTCGGCCCACGATCATCAACGCGGGTCCCGCTCGCGTCATGCCGGACTCGCAAGTCCCGTGCGGCGTACAATTCACGTTCACGTTGAACCCGAATCAAACAGCGCAATTCTTCACATTTGGCTGGGATCCGGCCAATTTCATACAGTGGACCGTTATGAACGATACCAACAATTCGAGCGGTCCTATCGTGTCCCTCACAAACGTCGCCACGCAGCGCACATCCTCGACCGCTGTGACCTATTGGCTGACGGTCCAAAACCTGACGGCGTCAAGCCAGAACATCGAAGGACGATTCTGCACGATGCATCGCTAAACGACCAACACTGCAAGGCCGACCCTGTAGGAGGGCAAGCATCGCTTGCCCATCTGTGGGGCCGACCTTTATGCGGGGTCGGCTACCTGGCGGCCACCCTTCCAAGCGTCATGGACCATCCGGTTTCGCGGTGCTTCTGCGGCGGCTCATGGGTTCGGATGATTCGACCATGCTTCGTTTCTGTTCGGGTCGAACTTCACGCGACCTCCGCCGAGCATTTTGACGAGGATCTTTGCGAGAAGGTCGTCGTAGTCGGTCGCCGGGCTCAAATCAAACGAGAAATCAAAGCTTGGACTGGCGGGGTTGGCTGCTGCGATGTTCTTGGGCGGTCCGACGTGGATGCCGCCGCCGCTGATCACGTGATCCGTGTCCGTGATTATCGCCGTGCGAACGGCGTTGAATACATTGTAAGCTCGCGCCATGTATGCGCTTGGATGCCGGCGGCGGAAGCCGTCGCTTTGCCATCATCGCGCGATCGCTTCGCAAGCTGATAGCCGACTTCGGCGACGCCGAGTACGACACCGGCGACGATCAATCCAAGAAGCCGTGAATCGATGCCGTTGAACATACGGTCTTCCTCGCGAATTCGATTCCAATGTCGCACGTGTTCGCGAACATTCTGTTCGTTTCGTGGCAGAGGAAAGCGGGTCGCATAAAGTCTCCGTGGACGAGTCGGTCCACGGCCGGACGTTTGCCGTCTGCGATTCGTACGCCGGCGGCACGGCGGCGTGTTAGCGTGTCGTGGAGAGTGAGGCACCGCTTTGGGCGGACCACATGCCGAAGCTGGTGGCGCGCTCCTCCAATTGCATATCGAGAAGGGAGAATTATCTCATGTCACATCAAATCAAGCGGGTCGGTCTCTTCGGCAGCGCTCTGCTGGCCGTCGGCGCCGCCATTGCGATGCAAACGGCACCGTCATTGTCGGCGCCGATCAGCAACAATCCACGACCGTTGACCATCAACGCCGGACCCGTTCGTCCTCAGCCCGACGCCCAAGTTCCATGCGGCGTGCAATTCACGTTCACGCTGAACCCGAATCAGACGGCGCAGTTCTTCACGTTCGGCTGGAATCCGGCTGATACGACGGTGTGGACGGTCATGAACGACACTATCAATTCCAGCAATCCGGCCGTTTCGCTCACAAACGTCGCCACGCAACGCACATCCTCGACAGCCGTGACCTATTGGCTCACGGTCCAGAATCTCACGTCAAGCAGCCAGAATATTGAGGGGCGCTTCTGCACACTACATCGCTAAATGAGCGAGCAGTGGCTTATGATGGCAAAGGGGCGGCGCAGATCGGGCCGTCCCTTCGCGATCGCGTCACGCACGTACGTCGTCGGGCTCGGCGATAAAATCCTTATGCGTAATGGTGAGATAAATCACGAGGCTTGCTATCACGAGTAGGAAGATGGCACTTGTGGCAGTGGTTCCGAGTCCGATGCCGCCATCCTGGGGTGTCTGCGATAGGAGGTCGCCCATCGACGCCCCGAGCGGGCGAGTCAGGACGTATGCGATCCAAAACGCGAGAACGCCGTCTATCTTGAAGACGTAGTAGCCAAGCGCTGTTATGGCGATAAGCGCGGCGAACACGAGCGCCGACGCTCCGTAGCCGAGGCCTGAAGCCTCCCCGAGAAGATCGCCTGCCGACGTTCCGAGGGCGAATGTGAAGAGGATCGCAGCCCAGTAGAATAGCTCCCGCTTCGTCGTGCGGATGGAATGCACCGACAGATTTTGTTCGCTTTGCCACCATGTGAAGAACACGATCGCGAGCGCAATACTGAAGGCAATCGTTGTCGTCTGCAAGCTGATGCCCAAATTGTCTACCAAGTTGTCGGAGATCAGCGTTCCGACGACGCTCACCAACACCACGACCGTCCAATAGACGGCCGGGATGTACCGGTTTCGAGTGAGTTGGATGACGAGGGCGATGAGAAAGAGCGCGCTCATGACCAGCGACGTCTTACCGAGGCCGAAACCCATCCGATCGTTCAAGAAATCGGCGACAGTCTCGCCGACGGTTGTGGACAATATCTTGATCACCCAGAAGATCAGCGCGATCTGCGGGACCTTATTAAAAATCAACAGCGCCCTCTCGGGCGCCGATGATTGAAGAGGTATCGTCGTCATCATTTGTTATTTCGCTGACGTCGACGCGTTCTCCACCTGAGGCACATTCATGCACGGTTCATCTGTAGCGACAATTATACGTGTTGATCGACGTAAATCGGATTTCCGTCCGGATCTTCAAGTATAAAAAATGCGAGCGCGTCGTCGTCAAATAATGCCGTGGCGTCTGTCTTGAATGGTGGCAGCCCCAACGCCTTCACGGTAACTGCGGTCGGCGCAGGTTCCGCAGTAATCACGGTCGCGGATTCAAGACAGAATTCGTTCCCGGTTAACGTCACTGTGCCGTAATCGATAAGCTATCTTGGCTCTAGCACGCAAACCCGAGCGGAGTCCAGCTGCGCGATGGAGTCAGCGGGGCTTTGGCCCCAGCCTGGTCACTTCACCGCGCGAACGCTGCGTGGTATGATTCTGCTAACGTCGACGCAGAATATGCGTCGGCTGGCAGCGTCTTTTTATGAGGGAAGGCAAAAACATGAAATCGATCCATGGTTTGGTATTGCGCGTTGCCGCGCTTGTCGTCGGGTCCGCAATCGTAGGCGCGAGCATCGCTTCCAATCCAGCTACGGCTCAAGACGTCAATTCAATGCTCAAGGCGCTCAGCATCACGACGTGCTCGACGTCGGGTGCTTGCAAGCAGTTCAAGAACACCGGTTCGGGTGCCGGCGTCAAGGGTGTCGCAGGCAGCGGGAATGGCGTCATCGCCCAGTCGACGGGCGGAAGCGCCACCCTCTCGACCTCGACGAATGGCGATGGCGTTCAAGCCTACTCAAGCAACCATAACGGAATGGATTCCGGCACCGACAACAATAGCACGACACATCCTGGCCGCTCGGGCGTCTATGGCCATGATGATTCGACGGACGGAGGCGCCATTAATGCAGGCGTCTTCGGTCTCTCATCCTTCGGCACCGGCGTCTACGGTTTCTCATCCAACGGCACGGGGGGCGCCTTCGAGAACGACAGCGACGGCAGTTACACGCTCTTTGCACGGGCCGAATCGACCGATGGATTTCCATTCGGTGCGTACAGTCCGAATGGTGATTTCTATATCGATAATGTGGGCAACGCGGTCGCGAGCGGCGCGATGTACGCGACCGCGTTCATCGTCAATAGCGATGTGGTCACCCAAGACGGGCGACATGTCATGTCCTACGCCTCGCGATCGGCTGACGCTGAAATGTCCGACGTCGGCACGGGCAGCATCACGGATGGACACGGGATCGTCCAACTCGATCCGGCATTCGCACGGACGTTAGACATGCGGTCCGGCTACCATGTATTCTTGACGCCGATGGGCGACAGCAAGGGGCTTTATATCGCTTCGAAGTCGCCGGCTAGCTTCGAAGTGCGCGAGTCGCAAGGCGGCCAGTCGACGCTTTCGTTTGACTACCGAATCATCGGGCGAGCGGCGGGGGTCAAATCGGGCCGACTCCCGGCCGTCAGACTCTCGGCGCCTGGAATCCTTCGCCAGCACGCGCCAGGCCACGTTCCAACTCGCTAGCGACAACGACATCACAACGCAACGATCGCCGCACCTCGCGGCGGTCGTTTGCTTGCGTACGCGCGCCCTTGCAATTCTTGCCTCGCACGGCGTCAGATTAAGTCCGAGAACGGACATCTTGCCCCAGCGAGGTCAAGATAGACAGTGTCCACGTACACAATTCATTTAACTGCGCCCTGGCCCAACCGCGCGTGAGCCAGACACGCCGGACACATTTCGTTCTCCCAAATATACGGGGCATCACTATACCGCGTGACAAATTCGCCCGGCCAACTGCCTAAAGTGGGCGAAAAGCGCGGCATCGGGTACGTTGAGTTGGGTCTGCAGAACTATGCAGAGCATGAGCGTGTCCGTTACAGTTTTCAGGGCGGAAATGACGGGTCGGATCCAACGGGCAACCTCATTGCAGATTCGAGCGGCGCTCTCTACGGCACGACGGCCGACGGCAACGCCTTGGGATACGGTATCGTGTTCAAACTTACGCCATCGGGATCCGGCTACGTCGAGAGTATCCTTTACGCTTTCGGGGGTGGAACCGACGGCCAACGTCCGATGGCGGGTCTGATCGCCGATTCGACTGGCGCGCTGTACGGCACGACCTATGTGGGCGGCAACGGCCTTCCATTATGCGGCACCAGTATTGGCTGCGGTACTGTATTCAAGCTCACGCCATCTGGGAACAGCTACACAGAAAGTATTCTTTATCGCTTTCAATACAATCCCCCCGGGCCAGGAGTTTGGGATGGCGCATTTCCCTATTCCGGCGTGGTTGCCGATGCAAGTGGCGCACTGTTCGGCACAACGTACGGCGGCACACAATCAACGCGGCGAACAGCAAGAGCCAGAGATTGGCGAGATACGCCAAAGCAATAGTCCAGCGCCGCGCAGGATCAAGCACCGGACCGGGAACGAGCGTGACGTGTTTCGTCTGCGCGTCCCGGCGAACCGAAAGAGCGATCGGCCGGCCGTTAAGTGGTTGAAAGATCTCTTCAAACCGCTCGAAGAGCGTGTTCGGCCTTATGTCGATGAGATCACCGTTATGAAGGCCAGCACGATCGGCCGGGCCACCGGGATCGACCGCGAGGACTGAGACGTGATATGGCTCCGCTGACGCGCCGAAGTATGCACCGCATAACCCGTACCAAGGCGGAGCGCCGCCAGCCCCAAGCGTATCAAAAACGGACGCCACGGTGACGAGCGCCGTGACCGCGCACAATGTCAAAAGCGCCAAGCGCCATGCAGCCGGTGTCATGGGGAGTTGTTATACGGGCCGGGCACTGGTTCGCCGCCTCTGCGACGCTCCGTAAATCCCTAATCCTGTGTTCCTTCATCTGGTCCGCGCCGTCTTCCCACACCGTCTCACATCGTGTCACACAGAGTCTCTTGAAGTGGGGACTAAGCGATGTCGTCGCGCTCGAAGTGAGAATAAGAAATCGGGGGTGCTGAACGGGCCAACTCGCCGCACGTCGGCTGTCTACAACGAGGAGGCCACCGCAATGATACGGTGGCCTTCCCCCTGGAAAAACTATCGATCCCTAATGGACGACAATCACCGTTCGCATCTTGTTCGTATTGTAGTGATACTGGCAACCGATCATGTAGAAACCGGGCGAGCCAGTCTCGTAGACGGGAGACTTTTTGCTTGGATTAAGGCTACCGGTCGCCCATCCCGTTGTTCCGATGGCGGTACCGGCAGGCGATTGAGTTGTGGAACCGTTGAACGATCCAGGCCACGGAGCATTGTTCGCAGTCGCGTTCCCGAGGAAGGCGGCCGAGTGCGGAAGTGTGTCGACATTTTGAAACAGAACCAATTCGCCCATGTTGAGACTAATCGTTTGTGTTTGGGTCGATTGAGTGCCGACTGCGTAGCCTAGCTCGAACCCGTAGTTTGGATCGTTGAAGGAAATTTCACCGTTGAGGCGGATCCCGATGGTGGTGGTGAAAAGTTCTAACGCCACACCAGCGGCACCGCTGATTCCTGCAGTGATCGTGGGAGTGGTCTGTGTTCCATTCTTTGTGAAGGTTGTTATGCTGTTGGTGTAACTGTTCGAGACGTAGATCTTACCGTTCCCGTCGACCTTCAGGCTGTTGGGCCCGCTCAGCCCGGCAGTGATCGTGGGAGTGGTCTGTGTGCCGTTTTTCGTGTAGGTTGTCACGGTGCCGTTGGCACTGTTCGCGACGTAGATCTTGCCGTTCCCGTCGACCGCCACGTCCTGCGGCCCGCTAATCCCGACGGTGATC of Candidatus Eremiobacteraceae bacterium contains these proteins:
- a CDS encoding choice-of-anchor tandem repeat GloVer-containing protein, with amino-acid sequence MTNSPGQLPKVGEKRGIGYVELGLQNYAEHERVRYSFQGGNDGSDPTGNLIADSSGALYGTTADGNALGYGIVFKLTPSGSGYVESILYAFGGGTDGQRPMAGLIADSTGALYGTTYVGGNGLPLCGTSIGCGTVFKLTPSGNSYTESILYRFQYNPPGPGVWDGAFPYSGVVADASGALFGTTYGGTQSTRRTARARDWRDTPKQ
- a CDS encoding NHL repeat-containing protein, with translation MKHFRIFWPALAGVVLLASCSGSGGIAPISSKPAAGGGALQPAPALWQFSLTSPTFDEISNTASGPMRIYVTSYTTGSITTYTGNGSQTTPTITGLNSPHLAAVDLSGKIYVANSENYSVNTYKKDGTPTTPTITAGMSYPVGVAVDAAGKIYVSQYFSNSVTTYTKDGIQTTPTITAGVSVPAGVAVDKNGKIYVTNQSSNRVTTYTKNGIRTTPTITVGISGPQDVAVDGNGKIYVANSANGTVTTYTKNGTQTTPTITAGLSGPNSLKVDGNGKIYVSNSYTNSITTFTKNGTQTTPTITAGISGAAGVALELFTTTIGIRLNGEISFNDPNYGFELGYAVGTQSTQTQTISLNMGELVLFQNVDTLPHSAAFLGNATANNAPWPGSFNGSTTQSPAGTAIGTTGWATGSLNPSKKSPVYETGSPGFYMIGCQYHYNTNKMRTVIVVH